In Argiope bruennichi chromosome 4, qqArgBrue1.1, whole genome shotgun sequence, a single window of DNA contains:
- the LOC129966300 gene encoding uncharacterized protein LOC129966300, with product MISQAFILSALAVTAFASLYHEPIHHPQPFKFGYSVKDKHGEQHREEVGDGKNVKGSYGFTDDRGIHRQVNYVADHGGFRAEVKTNEPGTANQNPAAVHIISDAPYGHGGYAGAPVLGYAGVGGAGLGYAGYGGYGLGGYGGYGGYGLGGYGGYGLGGYGGYGLGGYGGYGLGGYGGYGLGSGLLGGLGYARYGF from the exons ATGATCTCTCAA GCCTTTATTTTATCTGCTTTGGCAGTAACTGCATTTGCCAGTCTTTATCATGAA CCAATTCATCATCCTCAACCATTCAAGTTTGGCTACAGCGTAAAGGACAAGCATGGCGAGCAACACCGTGAAGAAGTTGGTGATGGCAAGAACGTAAAGGGAAGCTACGGATTCACCGACGATAGAGGAATCCACCGACAGGTCAACTACGTCGCTGACCATGGTGGTTTCAGAGCTGAGGTCAAGACCAATGAACCTGGAACCGCCAACCAGAACCCAGCTGCTGTACACATCATCTCTGATGCTCCCTATGGACATGGAGGATACGCTGGAGCTCCCGTACTTGGATATGCTGGAGTTGGAGGAGCCGGATTAGGTTATGCAGGATATGGTGGCTATGGACTCGGAGGTTATGGAGGATATGGAGGCTATGGACTTGGAGGATATGGAGGTTATGGTCTCGGAGGATATGGAGGTTATGGTCTCGGAGGATATGGAGGCTATGGTCTTGGGGGATATGGAGGCTATGGTCTTGGAAGTGGACTTCTTGGTGGTTTAGGATATGCTCGATATGGATTCTAG